One genomic region from Bacilli bacterium encodes:
- the tgt gene encoding tRNA guanosine(34) transglycosylase Tgt encodes MKDFYLEILHVDKNSKARYGLLHTPHGVVEVPMFMPVGTLATVKTISPEELKDMAAGVILANTYHLSIRPGEDIIARAGGLHHFMNWSGPILTDSGGFQVFSLAENRSISEEGVAFKNHLNGDKLFFSPEKAIEIEEKLGADIIMSFDECIHYPADYSYAKQSTERTLRWAQRGLAAHKRLDQALFGIVQGSSFPDLRRHCAEELVKMDFPGYAIGGTSIGEPKQVCFDMLDMTLPYLTEDKPRYLMGVGSLDYILEGVARGIDMMDCVLPTRIARHGTLMTSQGRINIRKAQYKDDFTPLDPECDCYTCRNYSRAYLRHLYVTDEAFGKRLLSIHNLRFLIRIMEGAREAIKNDCFLEYKNKILAQYGDERGF; translated from the coding sequence ATGAAGGATTTTTATTTAGAAATACTACATGTCGACAAAAATTCGAAGGCCAGATATGGTCTTTTGCATACTCCGCATGGTGTGGTAGAAGTACCGATGTTTATGCCGGTTGGAACTTTGGCGACTGTAAAAACGATATCTCCAGAAGAACTTAAAGATATGGCGGCAGGCGTAATTCTCGCTAATACCTATCATTTATCAATCCGGCCAGGGGAAGATATAATTGCTCGGGCGGGAGGGCTTCACCACTTTATGAACTGGTCAGGCCCAATTTTGACAGACTCGGGCGGCTTCCAGGTATTTTCACTTGCGGAAAATCGTTCAATCAGTGAAGAAGGAGTGGCTTTTAAAAATCATCTCAATGGGGACAAGTTATTTTTTTCACCGGAAAAAGCTATCGAGATTGAAGAAAAACTGGGCGCGGATATTATTATGTCATTTGATGAATGTATCCATTATCCGGCCGATTACTCCTATGCTAAGCAATCAACCGAGCGCACTCTTCGCTGGGCGCAACGGGGACTTGCCGCTCATAAACGCTTAGATCAGGCACTTTTCGGAATTGTTCAGGGAAGTTCTTTTCCCGATCTTCGCCGGCACTGTGCCGAGGAGTTGGTGAAGATGGATTTTCCGGGTTATGCTATCGGCGGAACATCTATCGGTGAACCCAAACAAGTTTGCTTTGATATGCTGGACATGACGCTTCCTTATCTAACGGAAGATAAACCCCGTTATCTCATGGGAGTCGGTTCTTTGGATTATATTTTGGAAGGCGTTGCCCGTGGCATCGATATGATGGATTGTGTTCTTCCTACTCGCATTGCACGACACGGAACTTTGATGACCTCACAGGGAAGAATTAACATTCGCAAGGCTCAATACAAAGATGATTTCACTCCGCTTGATCCGGAATGCGATTGCTATACTTGCCGTAATTATTCCCGAGCTTACCTCCGTCATCTTTATGTTACGGATGAGGCCTTTGGGAAAAGGCTTTTAAGTATTCATAATTTACGATTTTTAATCCGAATTATGGAAGGAGCCCGGGAAGCGATAAAAAATGATTGTTTTCTTGAATATAAGAATAAAATTCTCGCCCAATATGGTGATGAAAGAGGCTTTTAA
- a CDS encoding QueT transporter family protein, translating into MSKMTVRDFTDNAMIAAAYAVVTIVTSGFSYLGIQFRIAEILVLLCFFNPKYVIGVSLGCLISNYFSPMQIPDMIFGTGATIVSSLLVVYSKRLWIASIFPVLINAPVVGLELYYVLGLPFWLSSGQVAIGEATVMVIGLLIFYPLSQNQYFHRLLRSRRINK; encoded by the coding sequence ATGAGCAAAATGACAGTCCGTGATTTCACGGATAATGCGATGATTGCGGCGGCATATGCAGTCGTGACAATCGTTACTTCCGGTTTCTCTTACCTGGGAATTCAATTCCGAATAGCCGAGATTCTTGTTCTGCTGTGTTTCTTTAATCCGAAATATGTGATTGGCGTAAGCCTTGGGTGTCTTATTAGTAATTATTTTTCACCCATGCAGATTCCGGACATGATTTTTGGGACGGGAGCCACAATTGTCAGTTCACTTCTGGTCGTCTATTCAAAGCGATTGTGGATTGCTAGCATTTTTCCAGTGTTAATCAATGCTCCGGTCGTTGGATTAGAACTATATTACGTACTGGGATTGCCCTTTTGGCTTAGTTCCGGTCAGGTGGCAATCGGAGAAGCGACAGTAATGGTCATCGGGTTACTAATTTTTTATCCTCTTAGTCAAAATCAATACTTTCACCGTTTACTACGTTCGCGGCGAATAAACAAATGA